The nucleotide sequence GACCCAGAATCTGGAAGACATCACGCCCCAGCAATACACCCGGTTGCTGACCGAGGCCCGACGCATCAAGGCCATCCAAGACCCGGTGATCCAGGCCCATGAGCTGGGGCTGGTCGGCAGCCGCTGAGCCAGAATGCTTCATTGACCCTCCTGCTTGTCGGCCTTGGCCTGCTGCTCGGCCAACCGCCGACGCAGCTCTTCGCGATCGTAACCTTCGATGTAGACCTGGGCTGCCCGGCCAACCGGCGCGGCCATGGTGGGGCCAGTCGCCCGGCCCTCGATCAGATCCGAAGGCTGCTCGACCATCTGCAGCAGTATCAGGTTATTCGCGCAACCCGGCGGCAGCAGGCGCGAATAGCTCCCAGCATCGGTATAGAAGCTGTCTTCGACCGGTGGTTCGAGGCACGCCACCGGCACCCGCTCAATGCGATCATCGGCACGGATGAAGGCTTGGTAGTCTGGCGAATAGCTCACCGGATCAAGCTGAGTCTTGCAGGCAGTCAGTAGCCACAGCACGCCGAACAACAGAGCGGTCAGGGGCAGGTGAGACGATTGAAGGTTCATACTCGCTCCTGGCTCAATTGATGTAGAAACCAAACATGTCGCTGCTGCGCGGTCCGCCAGACGTGTTGCTCGCGCCCGTGAGCTGGACATCAAGCGGCGTGGCCAGGGCGCGTGTGCGAACCGGCTCTACCAGATACGGAGTGATCAGGATCACCAATTCGGTTTCGTTGCGCTGAAAGCGCTTGGAGCGGAATAGATTGCCGAGGATCGGCATCTCGCCCAGCATCGGCACTTTCTCGATGTCCTGGGTACTCTCGCGCTGGAACAATCCGGCAATGGCGAAGGTCTGGCCGCTGCCAACCTCGACCCGGGTATCGGCACGCCGCACCCGGAACGACGGGACCTGATAGCCGCCGACTGACACGGTGCTGGAGCCCATCAGGCTGCTGACTTCCGGGCGCACTTGCAGGGCGATGCGACCGTTGGGCAGCAGGGTCGGGTTGAACATCAGCGAAACACCGTAGGGTTTGTATTCGATCCCTACCGTGTCGCGGTTGACCGGCACCGGCACCGCGACCTCGCCTCCGGCCAGGAAGCTGGCTGTCTGGCCGGTCATGGCGGTGATATTGGGTTCGGCGAGGATTTCCAGGATGCCATTGCTTTGCAACGCTTCGAGCATCGCATCGATGTTGACGTTACCCGAAGCCAAGCCGGCGCTGACCACATTGGATGCGCCAGCAGCCGCGCCGGACGCCAGTGCGCCGCCAGTCAACAGGCCAAAAGAAAAGGTGCCGTTGTTGAACAGGGCATTCCAATTCACACCGTAGCGCAACAATTCCGAGCGCGAGACTTCGGCGAAGCGCACCCGCAGGTTGACCTGGGCCGAGCCTGAGTAGGACGTCGTGTTGAGGACTGAGCCAAAGTCCTGGCCTTCAGTGTCGAGCAGGCTGTTGAGGTCGGTTGCTTCGCCGACGCTGTTGACCATGCCGCGGGTCACCATGCGATTGCCGACGGCGCTCACCTGGACATTGCTCCCGGAGTGCAGGTCCCGCAACGGCCGGGTCACTGCCTGGGTGCCACGATTGACTGCCAGACTCAGGCTGGCCAGCTCTTCACCCTCGGCGCTCAGGGCAATCAGGCTGGTTTGCCCTGGCGTCTTACCGAACACATAGATCACACCAGGCGAAACCACCTGCAGATCAGCGATGCCAGGCTCTGCAACCAGCACCGACTCGACCGGGTCCTGGAAATGCAGGATGCGACCTTCGCCCTGAGCCAGATCCAGGGTGGCCCTGCTGCCCGAGGCGATAACCTGCGCACGCGCCAGTTGCGGCAGCAGTACGACTGACGCAAGGGCGATCCAGAAACCGAAATACACAGGCACACGCAACGGCGCAAAACACATCATTAAGCAGTCGCCATTGAAGTAAGGGAAGCACCACCGGCTGTCCGGCGGTCGGTAATTTCAGTCAAGCTGATGGAGCCGATGGCCTGCAGGTTGTACTCACCGGCCAGCTCGCGGAACGACAGCACCGCCAACTCCAGCTCGCCACGCACCACCAGCCGACGCAGGCTGCGACGCAAATCGGGGTGTACCAACAGGACACTGCGATTACCCTCGGCCAGGTGCCCGCAAACGGTACGCAATTGGGTCAGCAATGACCGGCTGGCATGCTCGTTGAGCAACTCGCGTGGGTTGTC is from Pseudomonas mucidolens and encodes:
- a CDS encoding type II and III secretion system protein family protein; this translates as MMCFAPLRVPVYFGFWIALASVVLLPQLARAQVIASGSRATLDLAQGEGRILHFQDPVESVLVAEPGIADLQVVSPGVIYVFGKTPGQTSLIALSAEGEELASLSLAVNRGTQAVTRPLRDLHSGSNVQVSAVGNRMVTRGMVNSVGEATDLNSLLDTEGQDFGSVLNTTSYSGSAQVNLRVRFAEVSRSELLRYGVNWNALFNNGTFSFGLLTGGALASGAAAGASNVVSAGLASGNVNIDAMLEALQSNGILEILAEPNITAMTGQTASFLAGGEVAVPVPVNRDTVGIEYKPYGVSLMFNPTLLPNGRIALQVRPEVSSLMGSSTVSVGGYQVPSFRVRRADTRVEVGSGQTFAIAGLFQRESTQDIEKVPMLGEMPILGNLFRSKRFQRNETELVILITPYLVEPVRTRALATPLDVQLTGASNTSGGPRSSDMFGFYIN